From the Alkalibacter saccharofermentans DSM 14828 genome, the window GAGCAAATATAGTTGATGTCGCTCATGAGAGCCTTATACTGGAGCTTACAGGTGATGCAGGGAAAATAGAAGCATTTACAAATCTCATGGAGCCATTCGGAATCTTAGAGTTTATAAGATCGGGTGCAACCGGGCTGCAAAGAGGAGATAAAGTACTTAAAGAAAATTAAGAAAAGCCTGTTTCGAAATAGAATCGAAGCAGGCTTTTCTTTATCGCAAACGTAAATCTGTGAAGTATGTGTTGGTCATGTACTGGGTCGCAAAGGATTTATTGTTTGCAAGTTCTACGAAGACGGCATTTTCGGCTATCTCATTACACTCGTTTTGCTTATCTTCTGACAAAAGATACATCTGACTCCCTGTGCCTGCGGCATTTCCTATAGATTTTACGTTCACACCTTTGAACCAGGGGAGCATTCCTATTGATTGGGCTTTTTCTATGTCGATGTAATTGCCGAAAGCGCCGGCTATGATGATTTCTGTAAGATTTTCACCCTTTATTCCGTATTCCTCCATAAGCATTACGCAGCCTGTATATATGGCTCCTTTGGCCAGTTGTACCTGTCGTATATCTTTTTGAGAAAAATATATATCTTCATTTAGGGAAGACTCTTCTTTAAAAGCCAGGACAAATACCTTTTGTTCCTCCCTTGTAACGACTCTTGCAGCCAAGTCATTGTCAACGATTTTATCAATAGGAACAAAAGCACCTCTTTTGTTTATTACTCCCTGTGAGAAAAGCAATGCCATCAAATCGATAACTCCTGAGCCACATATGCCTTGGGGCTTTATGTTTCCTATTACCTGGTAAGACAGTTTGCCATCCTCCATAGAAACCTTCTCGATTGCCCCGTCAGTTCCGCGCATGCCATGTTTTATACCTGCACCTTCCAGAGCAGGACCGCATGCCGTTGAGGAGACGTGATAAGAGGTGTCCTTTCCCACAGCTATCTCTCCGTTAGTGCCCAAATCTATCACAAGCCTAGCCTTGCCATCCTTGGGCAGAGACAAAAGCACTGCTGTAGTATCTGCACCCACAAATCCCCCCAGCAAGGGGAGAAATGAGACGATGCCCATTGGACTTATCTTCAAGCCTAGGATTTCCCCTTTGGCCTCGACCGCACCGTGGGTTGTGCTGGTAAAAGGAGCCTTGCCAAGGTGTTCCGGATAAAAGCCTAAAATCAGATGCTGCATGGTGCTGTTTCCGCATAGGGTCGCATGATATATGTCTTTTGCTGTGACTTCATTTTCTCTACAAAGGTTTTCCACTATCTGGTTTAGTGAGTCAATGGCAAGCTGCTGCAATCGTGAAAGTTTATTTTTGTCATTGATGACTTGGTCGATCCTGCTTATAACATCTCCTCCAAGCTCTGTCTGTTTGTTGAGGGTAGAATCGATGCCTATTAAAATATTTTCATTAAGATCGTACAGATATCCTACTACGGAAGTGGTCCCAAGGTCAAAGGCTATGCCGTATAGCTTTGATGAATATCCGGCTGGTTGGATATCGATGATTTTATTTTTATTCAAGATGACATTTATTCCTTCAGGATTATGATAAACAAAAGACATCTTCTGGAATATTTCCAAAGTCGGATACTCTACTTCTTTGCCTAATAATTTATGCAAAACATCCCAATTGTTTTGTCCAAGTTCTGTTTTGAGTTCCTCCCGTTTAAATAGCAAAGACCTGATTGAAGGTTTGAAGTTGATTTCATCCAAAGATGATGATGTTAAGATTTGCGCCTTCTGAACATCCTCTTTTAGCATGATCTGCATGTTGTCATAGACAGTTTCTCGGCAAGATAGAATTTTTTTAAGGTGACCGCCCTCTTTGATTTCCACGGCACATTTCTTACAGGTGCCTTTTCCGCCACATACAAGATTTAACGGGTAGCCTGCAATAGCACATGCGTCAGATACTTTTATTCCGGGTTCGACTTCCAGCGACTTGTTGAGAAGAGGGAATTTAACTGTAATCTTTTTATCCATTTTCAGTCTCCTTTGCTTGGTGTAGGTAGCTTATAGTCTAATTTTAAACGATTATAAATTTAGTAGCAAGTTTAAATAATTTATTGACAAAGACTATACTCTTTGATAAGATTGAAACATAAAGAGGCTTGTATATACAAGTTGCTCACTT encodes:
- a CDS encoding ASKHA domain-containing protein — encoded protein: MDKKITVKFPLLNKSLEVEPGIKVSDACAIAGYPLNLVCGGKGTCKKCAVEIKEGGHLKKILSCRETVYDNMQIMLKEDVQKAQILTSSSLDEINFKPSIRSLLFKREELKTELGQNNWDVLHKLLGKEVEYPTLEIFQKMSFVYHNPEGINVILNKNKIIDIQPAGYSSKLYGIAFDLGTTSVVGYLYDLNENILIGIDSTLNKQTELGGDVISRIDQVINDKNKLSRLQQLAIDSLNQIVENLCRENEVTAKDIYHATLCGNSTMQHLILGFYPEHLGKAPFTSTTHGAVEAKGEILGLKISPMGIVSFLPLLGGFVGADTTAVLLSLPKDGKARLVIDLGTNGEIAVGKDTSYHVSSTACGPALEGAGIKHGMRGTDGAIEKVSMEDGKLSYQVIGNIKPQGICGSGVIDLMALLFSQGVINKRGAFVPIDKIVDNDLAARVVTREEQKVFVLAFKEESSLNEDIYFSQKDIRQVQLAKGAIYTGCVMLMEEYGIKGENLTEIIIAGAFGNYIDIEKAQSIGMLPWFKGVNVKSIGNAAGTGSQMYLLSEDKQNECNEIAENAVFVELANNKSFATQYMTNTYFTDLRLR